In Paenibacillus ihbetae, the following are encoded in one genomic region:
- a CDS encoding carbohydrate ABC transporter permease, which produces MHRPTMSRRLFVLLNTLLLTTITVLGIIPFIHLLSISLSSNTAAMAGEVKLWPVGFNVDAYRYLGEKVEFFLSFGVSLERVVLGTAVNMFLIFITAYPLSKSREQFKHRTLYVWFFAITMFFGGGLIPTYITVKNTGLIDSIWALILPGALNVWNMVLMLNFFRTIPKELDEAATIDGAGHWRVLWSIYLPVSLPSIATIGLFTIVGHWNSWFDGILYLNSPEKYPLQTYLSTLIMSINSQMTSISIEQLKAMENLSEKTLRTAQIFMGALPIMLVYPFLQKYFVKGITVGSVKE; this is translated from the coding sequence ATGCACAGACCAACGATGAGCAGAAGGCTGTTTGTTTTGTTGAATACGCTGCTGCTTACGACGATTACTGTACTTGGCATTATTCCATTCATTCATTTGCTTTCGATTTCATTAAGTTCGAATACCGCCGCCATGGCCGGTGAAGTGAAGCTGTGGCCGGTTGGTTTTAATGTAGATGCTTATCGGTATCTTGGAGAGAAGGTGGAATTTTTCCTCTCGTTCGGGGTGTCGCTGGAGCGGGTCGTCCTGGGAACGGCCGTCAATATGTTCTTGATATTCATTACGGCATACCCGCTATCGAAATCGAGGGAGCAATTCAAGCACAGGACGCTTTATGTATGGTTTTTTGCCATTACGATGTTTTTTGGAGGCGGATTGATTCCGACCTACATTACGGTTAAAAATACGGGACTCATCGATTCGATCTGGGCTTTGATTCTCCCAGGCGCGCTTAACGTATGGAACATGGTGCTGATGCTGAACTTCTTCCGGACGATCCCCAAAGAGCTGGATGAAGCGGCTACAATTGACGGGGCCGGACACTGGAGGGTGTTATGGAGCATTTATCTGCCTGTATCCCTTCCGTCCATCGCGACCATCGGCTTGTTCACCATCGTGGGTCACTGGAATTCGTGGTTCGACGGCATCCTGTATCTCAACTCGCCGGAGAAATACCCGCTCCAGACGTACCTGTCGACATTGATCATGTCCATAAACTCGCAAATGACGTCCATCTCGATCGAACAGCTCAAGGCGATGGAGAATTTAAGCGAGAAAACGCTCCGAACGGCCCAAATCTTTATGGGTGCGCTTCCGATTATGCTCGTCTATCCATTCCTGCAGAAATATTTTGTTAAAGGAATAACCGTCGGCAGCGTGAAGGAATAA